A genomic window from Flavobacterium johnsoniae includes:
- the apaG gene encoding Co2+/Mg2+ efflux protein ApaG — protein MVSQITRGIKISVLTSFEGTYFKNYKIHFAFSYVVTIENHSKDSVQLTSRHWEIFDSLNDLEVVDGEGVIGKKPVLKPGENHTYSSGCLLSSPYGAMKGHFNMINFTTTKIFKVIVPTFRMCAPFALN, from the coding sequence ATGGTTTCTCAGATAACACGAGGCATAAAAATATCTGTTTTGACTAGTTTTGAAGGCACTTACTTCAAAAACTACAAGATTCATTTTGCTTTTAGTTATGTAGTTACAATCGAAAATCATAGTAAAGATTCTGTTCAGTTAACTTCACGTCATTGGGAAATTTTCGATTCTCTTAACGATTTAGAAGTTGTAGACGGCGAAGGTGTAATTGGTAAAAAACCAGTTTTAAAACCAGGAGAAAATCATACTTACAGTTCTGGCTGTTTATTATCATCTCCTTATGGAGCAATGAAAGGTCATTTTAATATGATCAATTTTACTACAACAAAAATATTCAAAGTAATTGTTCCTACTTTTAGAATGTGTGCTCCTTTTGCTTTAAACTAA
- a CDS encoding ferritin-like domain-containing protein: MIHTDETTKEAVKTLEGLISILEDGKLGYTNAAEHVENPAMKTDFLEYARERALFIVELQDEINKLGKSTDTSGGGPLGALHRTWIDIKSSFTGGDTKAIINACITGEEAAIEKYKKALEENELEHSQVYVVSKQLNSIQNTLSQIKMRVN, translated from the coding sequence ATGATACATACAGATGAAACCACAAAAGAAGCGGTTAAAACTTTAGAAGGATTAATTTCAATTCTTGAAGATGGAAAACTAGGATATACAAATGCAGCAGAACATGTAGAAAATCCTGCAATGAAAACTGATTTTCTAGAATATGCACGAGAAAGAGCTTTATTTATTGTAGAATTACAAGACGAAATCAACAAACTGGGAAAATCAACAGATACTTCTGGCGGAGGACCATTAGGAGCTTTGCACAGAACTTGGATTGACATTAAATCATCATTTACGGGTGGCGATACAAAAGCTATCATTAATGCATGTATTACAGGAGAAGAAGCTGCAATTGAAAAATACAAAAAAGCACTCGAAGAAAATGAATTGGAACACAGCCAAGTTTATGTTGTTTCTAAACAATTAAACAGTATTCAAAACACTTTATCACAAATTAAAATGAGAGTGAATTAA
- a CDS encoding pyridoxal phosphate-dependent aminotransferase: MNHILSDRINNLATSQTLAMAALARELKAQGKDIISLSLGEPDFNTPDFIKEAAKKAIDDNYSTYSPVDGYQDLKEAICRKFKRDNDLEYKPSQIVVSTGAKQSLYNIAQVMLNDGDEVILPAPYWVSYFEIVKLSGGVPVEVPTSVETDFKITPEQLEAAITPKTKMMWFSSPCNPSGSVYSREELTALAKVLEKYPNIYVVADEIYEHINFSGTFCSIGSIPGMLEKTITVNGVAKAFAMTGYRIGYIGAPEFIAKACTKIQGQVTSGANSVAQRATITAVDADPSVLNEMVQAFHGRRDLVVGLLKEIPGVKINVPEGAFYVFPDVSSFFGKTLKGHEIKDANDVSMYLLAEANVATVTGDAFGNPNCIRFSYATSNDILKEALRRIKEALTA; encoded by the coding sequence ATGAATCATATTCTTTCGGACAGAATCAACAATCTTGCTACTTCACAAACATTAGCAATGGCCGCTTTGGCAAGAGAATTAAAAGCACAAGGAAAAGATATTATCAGTTTAAGTTTAGGTGAGCCAGATTTCAATACACCAGACTTTATTAAAGAAGCTGCAAAAAAAGCAATCGACGATAATTATAGCACATATTCTCCAGTTGATGGATACCAAGATTTAAAAGAAGCTATCTGCAGAAAATTCAAAAGAGACAATGATTTAGAGTACAAACCATCTCAAATCGTAGTTTCTACAGGAGCAAAACAATCATTATACAACATTGCACAAGTAATGTTAAACGACGGTGATGAAGTTATTTTACCAGCACCTTACTGGGTTTCTTACTTCGAAATCGTAAAACTTTCTGGCGGAGTTCCTGTTGAAGTTCCAACTTCTGTTGAAACAGATTTCAAAATTACACCAGAACAATTAGAAGCGGCTATCACACCAAAAACAAAAATGATGTGGTTTTCTTCTCCTTGTAACCCATCTGGATCTGTTTACAGCAGAGAAGAATTAACAGCTTTAGCAAAAGTTTTAGAAAAATACCCAAATATTTACGTAGTTGCAGACGAAATTTATGAGCACATCAATTTCTCTGGAACTTTTTGCAGTATCGGTTCAATTCCAGGAATGTTAGAAAAAACAATCACTGTAAACGGAGTTGCAAAAGCATTCGCAATGACAGGATACAGAATTGGTTACATCGGAGCTCCTGAATTTATCGCAAAAGCGTGTACAAAAATTCAAGGGCAAGTAACATCTGGTGCAAATTCTGTTGCGCAACGTGCTACAATTACAGCTGTAGATGCAGATCCAAGTGTATTAAACGAAATGGTTCAAGCTTTCCACGGACGTAGAGATTTAGTTGTTGGATTATTAAAAGAAATTCCAGGAGTAAAAATCAATGTTCCAGAAGGAGCATTCTACGTATTCCCAGACGTTTCTTCTTTCTTCGGAAAAACTTTAAAAGGACACGAAATTAAAGATGCAAACGATGTTTCAATGTATCTTTTGGCAGAAGCAAACGTTGCAACAGTAACTGGAGACGCTTTTGGAAATCCAAACTGTATTCGTTTCTCTTATGCAACAAGCAACGACATTTTAAAAGAAGCATTACGCAGAATCAAAGAAGCTTTGACTGCATAA
- a CDS encoding DUF5103 domain-containing protein, with product MSKFLYTSFIFLCIITFAKAQEKEIDPPYNIKTVSFVQNGSNVVPIFELGSSFTFQFDDLFGSEANYYFEVIHCDYNWKPTEIPKTDYIYGQDNQRIMDYSNSFNTLQVYSHYNLSFPNQFTTQLRLSGNYMLRILNEDKEVILSRKFVLYENHSTVTAQVKRTRNLNNINFKQNLDFAIFSNDIVFQTPLQNVKVLLMQNGNFNSAIKNVVPQYTLGNQLIYKYDQETQFWAGNEFLYFENKDIRAANNFVARIGSNNDIYNAYLYTNAARGNQIYTLYEDVNGNFVVKNINGSNNDIEADYAWVYFTLSAPAFRLNKDIYITGMFNNYSLSPEYKMDYNTDKGVFEKAIMIKQGFTNFQYTVADKKGVIDYENAIDGNFYQTENEYTILVYYKEATDRYQRVIGKGNANSINIVN from the coding sequence ATGTCAAAATTTTTATATACAAGCTTTATTTTTCTTTGCATTATCACTTTCGCGAAAGCGCAAGAAAAAGAAATTGATCCGCCTTATAATATTAAAACCGTTTCTTTTGTTCAGAATGGCAGTAACGTAGTTCCAATTTTCGAATTAGGTTCTAGTTTTACATTTCAGTTTGATGATTTATTTGGAAGCGAAGCAAATTACTATTTTGAAGTGATTCATTGTGATTACAATTGGAAACCAACTGAGATTCCGAAAACAGATTATATTTACGGTCAGGATAATCAGCGAATTATGGACTATTCTAATTCGTTTAATACTTTACAGGTTTATTCTCATTACAATCTTTCATTTCCAAATCAATTTACGACACAGTTGCGTCTTTCGGGAAATTACATGCTTCGAATTCTAAATGAAGATAAAGAAGTAATTCTTTCAAGAAAATTTGTTTTGTATGAAAATCATTCAACCGTTACAGCTCAAGTAAAAAGAACACGAAATTTAAACAATATCAATTTTAAACAAAATCTTGATTTTGCAATATTTTCAAATGATATCGTTTTTCAAACACCTTTGCAAAATGTAAAAGTGCTTTTGATGCAAAACGGAAACTTTAATTCTGCAATAAAAAATGTTGTTCCGCAATACACGCTTGGCAATCAGTTAATTTATAAATATGATCAAGAAACACAATTTTGGGCTGGAAATGAATTTTTATATTTTGAAAATAAAGATATTCGAGCAGCAAACAATTTTGTTGCGCGTATAGGTTCAAATAATGACATTTATAATGCTTATCTGTACACAAATGCGGCACGAGGAAACCAGATTTATACTTTGTATGAAGATGTAAACGGAAATTTTGTCGTTAAAAACATCAATGGTTCTAACAATGATATTGAAGCTGATTATGCTTGGGTTTATTTTACGCTTTCTGCACCCGCCTTTAGATTAAACAAAGACATTTATATTACGGGAATGTTTAATAATTATAGCCTTTCGCCAGAATACAAAATGGATTACAACACAGATAAAGGCGTTTTTGAAAAAGCGATTATGATTAAACAGGGTTTCACCAATTTTCAGTACACAGTTGCCGACAAAAAAGGTGTTATTGATTATGAAAATGCTATTGATGGAAACTTCTATCAAACTGAAAATGAATACACCATTTTAGTTTATTATAAAGAAGCTACAGACCGCTATCAGCGCGTAATTGGAAAAGGAAATGCAAACTCTATTAATATAGTCAACTAA
- a CDS encoding peptidase U32 family protein: MKKKIEILAPARDLIGGIAAINSGADAVYIGAPQFGARSNANNSIEDVAELVKYAHLFNAQVFVVMNTILYDNELETCRAMIWELYDIGVDALIIQDMAIMEMDLPPIVLHASTQANNRDADKIKFLKDAGIKRVVLARELNLHQIKTIYDHADVELEFFVTGALCVSFSGNCYMSVANGERSANRGSCAQNCRLPYNLIDGNGDTLIRNSHLLSIKDLDVSDQIPNLIEAGIVSFKIEGRLKDVAYVKNNVSYLRQKLDSYLEGSDKYTKASSGKCTYTFDSTLNRTFNRGYTDYFVNERHSSIGSWESPKSKGQYIGKLLRTVGNAYEIENGQLLNNGDGLCFINENNEADGIYVNKAENGKVYPNVLKEIKDGTFIYRNNDIAFIKIVEREDSAIRKIGTTLLLTENENGFELIATDEDGNVSTVKLEHTKEQTKTGESIEENIKVQLAKTGFTPYSADEINIMFSQNWFLPISKINEMRRNVFEQLSEIRLANYVREEHQLVKTSHPYPETKLDFMYNVSNKTARKFYERHGVTEIEKAFELQWDPGKSRVMTTKYCIKYELKKCPIHQKDIVGVKVKEPLVLKQGELEYKLKFNCKPCEMEIWEKDAEFEIEEDHFH; the protein is encoded by the coding sequence ATGAAGAAGAAAATCGAAATATTAGCTCCTGCTAGAGATTTAATTGGAGGAATCGCAGCCATAAATAGTGGTGCCGATGCTGTATATATTGGTGCACCGCAATTTGGAGCACGTTCTAATGCCAACAACTCAATTGAAGATGTTGCTGAACTTGTAAAATACGCTCACTTATTTAACGCACAGGTTTTTGTAGTTATGAATACCATTTTGTACGACAACGAATTAGAAACTTGTCGTGCGATGATCTGGGAATTATACGATATTGGTGTTGATGCCTTGATTATTCAAGATATGGCGATTATGGAAATGGACTTGCCTCCTATCGTTCTTCACGCCAGTACACAAGCTAATAATCGTGATGCCGATAAAATTAAATTCTTAAAAGATGCAGGAATCAAACGTGTCGTTTTAGCACGTGAATTGAACTTGCATCAAATTAAAACAATATACGACCACGCTGATGTTGAACTAGAATTTTTCGTAACTGGAGCTTTATGCGTTTCTTTCAGCGGAAACTGTTATATGAGTGTAGCAAACGGAGAACGAAGTGCAAACCGTGGTTCTTGCGCGCAAAACTGTCGTTTACCTTATAATTTAATTGACGGAAACGGAGATACTTTAATCCGAAACAGTCACTTGCTTTCAATTAAAGATTTAGACGTTTCAGATCAGATTCCGAATTTGATTGAAGCAGGAATTGTTTCTTTTAAAATCGAAGGACGTTTAAAAGACGTGGCTTACGTTAAAAATAACGTTTCTTATTTACGTCAAAAATTAGACAGTTATTTAGAAGGAAGCGATAAATACACAAAAGCTTCTTCTGGAAAATGCACTTATACTTTTGACTCTACTTTAAACAGAACTTTTAATCGAGGTTACACCGATTATTTCGTAAACGAAAGACACAGTTCGATTGGTTCTTGGGAAAGTCCAAAATCAAAAGGTCAATATATTGGTAAATTACTTAGAACTGTTGGAAACGCTTACGAAATCGAAAACGGCCAATTATTAAACAACGGTGACGGACTTTGCTTCATCAACGAAAATAACGAAGCTGACGGAATTTACGTAAACAAAGCCGAAAACGGAAAAGTATATCCAAACGTTCTAAAAGAAATCAAAGACGGAACTTTCATTTACCGTAACAACGACATTGCTTTTATCAAAATTGTTGAAAGAGAAGACAGTGCAATCCGTAAAATCGGAACTACTTTATTACTTACTGAAAACGAAAACGGTTTTGAGTTAATCGCAACCGACGAAGACGGAAACGTAAGTACAGTAAAATTAGAGCACACAAAAGAACAGACAAAAACCGGCGAATCTATCGAAGAAAACATAAAAGTTCAATTGGCCAAAACAGGTTTTACACCTTACAGCGCTGACGAAATCAACATTATGTTTTCTCAAAACTGGTTCCTTCCTATTTCAAAAATCAACGAAATGAGAAGAAATGTCTTCGAACAATTATCAGAAATTCGTTTAGCAAATTACGTTCGCGAAGAGCATCAATTAGTAAAAACATCACATCCTTATCCAGAAACAAAACTGGATTTCATGTACAACGTTTCAAACAAAACCGCTCGTAAATTCTACGAACGCCACGGTGTTACCGAAATCGAAAAAGCATTCGAATTACAATGGGATCCAGGAAAATCTCGTGTAATGACAACCAAATATTGCATCAAATACGAATTGAAAAAATGCCCGATACACCAAAAAGATATCGTAGGCGTTAAAGTAAAAGAACCATTGGTTTTAAAACAGGGAGAATTAGAATACAAACTAAAATTCAACTGCAAACCCTGCGAAATGGAAATCTGGGAAAAAGATGCTGAATTCGAAATTGAAGAAGATCATTTTCATTAA
- a CDS encoding RHS repeat domain-containing protein translates to MKKTILGLLITFNIISCASEESPTTTPEVTVPGTVTPITPSIPPVIKVKLKPAITNNIKSTTGKKLDETPLKLVKKVYYYKNVANLSQEAAIRDSLNTFRDTLTRWWGSRTDYEYDELKQLKSTKKYSAGFNGNQASTKVDFMDTFTYSNGKVSTTTENKYLYDARGNITDQKVSNGVSVQYSYDDLDRLKKAESYVPYDNVNFPNISGYRYTIDFAYVNIDESTTRVVAVYWMATYDKSGHLVPGQEHYNLNNDEYNIDTTKPGIYANEAWYKISGYPILFYMKTQGEDYNTYLCTPTTHIKDWLWYASRPIKEYYIYDKEGYLIKQITTTNYTNGIASSITLFEYE, encoded by the coding sequence ATGAAGAAAACTATACTCGGACTTTTAATAACATTTAACATAATTAGTTGCGCGAGCGAAGAATCTCCTACTACAACTCCTGAAGTTACCGTTCCTGGGACTGTGACACCAATTACGCCAAGTATTCCTCCAGTCATAAAAGTAAAACTCAAACCAGCAATTACTAATAATATAAAATCAACAACAGGAAAAAAACTGGATGAAACCCCTTTAAAATTAGTTAAAAAAGTATACTATTATAAAAACGTAGCTAATTTATCTCAAGAAGCAGCAATCAGAGATTCATTAAACACATTTAGAGACACCTTGACTCGTTGGTGGGGAAGCAGAACTGATTATGAATATGATGAATTGAAACAATTAAAATCTACAAAAAAATATTCTGCTGGTTTTAATGGAAACCAAGCCAGTACAAAAGTTGATTTCATGGATACTTTTACCTATTCTAACGGTAAAGTTAGCACCACTACCGAAAATAAATATTTATATGATGCTAGAGGAAACATTACCGATCAAAAGGTAAGTAATGGTGTAAGTGTACAATATTCTTATGACGATCTAGACCGATTAAAAAAAGCCGAAAGTTATGTCCCTTATGATAATGTCAATTTCCCAAACATTTCTGGCTACAGATATACAATTGATTTTGCATATGTAAACATTGACGAAAGCACAACAAGGGTTGTTGCGGTTTATTGGATGGCTACCTATGATAAATCAGGCCATCTTGTACCAGGACAGGAACATTATAATCTAAATAATGACGAATATAATATTGACACAACAAAACCAGGAATATATGCAAATGAAGCTTGGTATAAAATTTCTGGTTATCCGATTTTGTTTTACATGAAAACTCAGGGTGAAGACTACAATACGTACTTATGCACCCCTACAACTCATATAAAAGATTGGTTATGGTATGCCAGCAGACCAATAAAAGAATATTATATCTATGATAAAGAAGGTTACCTTATCAAGCAAATAACAACTACCAATTATACCAATGGTATTGCATCTTCAATAACATTATTTGAGTATGAATAA
- the pruA gene encoding L-glutamate gamma-semialdehyde dehydrogenase — MLKGFFHVPKAVNEPVKSYAPNSPEKAAVQAAYTTMWNSQIDVPLHIGSEEIRTGNTRNITAPHDHQHVVGKYHLAEKQHIEKAIANALESRKAWANMAWEQRAAIFLKAAELIAGPYRARINAATMIGQSKNIHQAEIDASCELIDFLRYNVEFMTQIYNDQPKSDSTVWNRVEYRPLEGFVYAITPFNFTAIAANLPASAAMMGNVVVWKPSDSQVFSTKIILEVFKEAGVPDGVINVVFGDALMITDTVLASRDFAGVHFTGSTHVFKDIWAKIGANIHNYKTYPRIVGETGGKDFIIAHPSANVKQVVTGITRGAFEFQGQKCSAASRAYIPQSLWPAVKEQLITDVKSMKMGSPEDFGNFITAVIHEGSFDKLASYIDQAKKDADAEIIIGGNYDKSVGYFIEPTVIVTTNPKYTTMETELFGPVITIYVYEDAKWEETLELVDTTSEYALTGAVFSQDRYAIEVATTKLQNSAGNFYINDKPTGAVVGMQPFGGARASGTNDKAGSALNLLRWASPRTIKETFVTPEDYRYPFLG, encoded by the coding sequence ATGTTAAAAGGATTCTTTCATGTACCTAAAGCGGTAAACGAGCCTGTAAAAAGCTACGCACCGAACTCGCCAGAAAAAGCAGCTGTTCAAGCAGCTTACACCACAATGTGGAATTCTCAAATTGACGTTCCTTTGCATATTGGAAGCGAAGAAATTAGAACTGGAAACACAAGAAACATTACCGCGCCACATGATCATCAGCATGTTGTTGGAAAATATCATTTGGCTGAAAAACAACATATCGAAAAAGCAATTGCAAATGCACTTGAATCAAGAAAAGCATGGGCAAATATGGCATGGGAACAACGTGCTGCTATTTTCTTAAAAGCCGCAGAACTTATTGCAGGACCATACAGAGCACGTATCAACGCTGCAACAATGATTGGTCAGTCTAAAAATATTCATCAAGCAGAAATTGACGCTTCTTGTGAGTTAATCGACTTTTTACGTTACAATGTTGAGTTTATGACTCAAATCTACAACGATCAGCCAAAATCTGATTCTACTGTTTGGAATCGTGTAGAATACAGACCTTTAGAAGGTTTTGTTTATGCAATTACTCCATTCAACTTTACTGCTATCGCTGCAAACCTTCCTGCAAGTGCTGCTATGATGGGTAACGTTGTAGTTTGGAAACCAAGTGATAGTCAAGTATTTTCTACTAAAATCATTTTAGAGGTATTCAAAGAAGCTGGAGTTCCAGACGGAGTTATCAACGTAGTCTTCGGAGACGCTTTAATGATTACAGATACTGTTTTAGCAAGCCGTGATTTTGCTGGTGTTCACTTTACAGGATCAACTCACGTATTTAAAGATATTTGGGCTAAAATTGGAGCTAACATTCACAATTACAAAACTTATCCAAGAATCGTTGGTGAAACTGGAGGTAAAGATTTTATCATTGCTCACCCAAGCGCAAACGTAAAACAAGTAGTTACCGGAATTACTCGTGGAGCTTTTGAATTCCAAGGTCAAAAATGTTCTGCTGCATCTAGAGCTTATATTCCACAAAGTTTATGGCCAGCTGTAAAAGAACAGTTAATCACTGATGTAAAATCTATGAAAATGGGTTCTCCAGAAGATTTTGGAAACTTTATCACAGCTGTTATTCACGAAGGTTCTTTTGACAAATTAGCTAGTTATATCGACCAAGCTAAAAAAGATGCTGACGCAGAAATTATTATTGGAGGAAATTATGATAAATCTGTAGGTTATTTTATTGAGCCAACTGTTATTGTAACTACAAATCCTAAATACACTACAATGGAAACTGAGTTGTTTGGACCAGTCATTACTATTTATGTTTACGAAGATGCTAAATGGGAAGAAACTTTAGAATTAGTTGATACTACTTCTGAATACGCTTTGACTGGAGCAGTTTTCAGCCAAGATCGTTATGCTATTGAAGTTGCTACAACTAAATTGCAAAACTCTGCTGGTAACTTCTACATCAATGACAAACCAACTGGAGCAGTTGTTGGAATGCAGCCATTTGGTGGAGCAAGAGCTTCTGGAACTAACGATAAAGCAGGTTCTGCATTGAACTTACTACGTTGGGCTTCTCCAAGAACTATCAAAGAAACTTTTGTAACTCCAGAAGATTACAGATACCCTTTCTTAGGATAA
- the rsmG gene encoding 16S rRNA (guanine(527)-N(7))-methyltransferase RsmG translates to MDEILKYFPNLTDLQIEQFQKLDFLYHDWNEKINVISRKDIDSLYTKHILHSLGIAKIMKFEPGTTVLDVGTGGGFPGIPLAILFPETRFYLIDVIAKKIKVVQGVADALELKNVKAEQKRAELVKGDFDFIVSRAVTNMPDFVSWIKDKIKKQHKHKLKNGILYLKGGDLTEELKDFPNATLYDLAEIFDDEFFETKKVVHLPLKFRP, encoded by the coding sequence ATGGATGAGATATTGAAATATTTTCCCAATTTGACCGATCTTCAAATCGAACAATTTCAAAAATTAGACTTTTTATACCACGATTGGAATGAAAAAATTAATGTGATTTCACGCAAAGACATTGATTCTTTATATACAAAACACATTTTGCATTCGTTAGGAATCGCAAAAATCATGAAGTTCGAACCTGGAACAACTGTTTTGGATGTTGGAACCGGAGGAGGTTTTCCTGGAATTCCGTTAGCCATTCTTTTCCCAGAAACGCGTTTTTATCTAATTGATGTTATTGCAAAAAAGATAAAAGTGGTGCAAGGTGTTGCCGATGCTTTGGAATTAAAAAATGTAAAAGCAGAACAAAAACGTGCAGAATTGGTAAAGGGTGATTTCGATTTTATCGTAAGTCGCGCCGTAACCAATATGCCTGATTTTGTTTCTTGGATTAAAGATAAAATCAAAAAACAGCATAAACATAAATTGAAAAATGGAATTCTTTATTTAAAAGGTGGAGATTTGACTGAGGAATTGAAAGATTTTCCAAATGCTACTTTGTATGATTTGGCTGAAATATTTGATGATGAATTTTTTGAAACTAAAAAAGTGGTCCATCTTCCTTTAAAGTTTAGACCTTAG
- a CDS encoding fatty acid desaturase family protein — protein MNNNAPIFARQDNLKFFRTLNSRVNNYFKENNIQKTGNWKLHLKAVILFAVFLTPYFLILTLNMPFWVMLLLSIVMGIGMAGVGMNVMHDGNHGSYSNKNWINKFMGGTIYVLAGNVYNWQVQHNVLHHTYTNIPGHDEDLDAGRIIRFTEHAEWHSFHRFQHYYSVFLYGLLTFNWAITTDFKQMRNYLRRKLSYGEPKSPKILWTTLIITKIIYVSIWIVLPMVIGITWWKVLLGFFVMHYTTGLILSIVFQLAHVVEHTTNPAPNELGEMDNTWAIHQLYTTTNFAPKNAIVNWYTGGLNHQIEHHIFPHISHIHYGKIAKIVKETAKECNLPYYEYKTMRSAIVAHFKHLRELGMKPELSV, from the coding sequence ATGAATAACAACGCTCCAATTTTTGCTAGGCAAGACAATCTGAAGTTTTTCAGAACACTTAACTCACGGGTAAACAATTACTTCAAGGAGAACAACATTCAGAAGACTGGAAACTGGAAGTTACATTTAAAAGCTGTTATTCTTTTTGCGGTTTTCCTTACGCCCTATTTTTTGATTCTTACACTTAATATGCCTTTTTGGGTAATGTTACTTTTATCTATTGTTATGGGAATCGGAATGGCTGGCGTTGGAATGAACGTAATGCACGATGGAAATCACGGTTCTTATTCTAACAAAAACTGGATCAATAAATTTATGGGCGGTACCATTTATGTTTTAGCCGGAAATGTTTACAACTGGCAAGTTCAACATAATGTATTGCACCATACATACACCAATATTCCTGGGCATGATGAAGATCTAGACGCAGGAAGAATTATTCGTTTTACAGAACATGCAGAATGGCATAGTTTTCACCGTTTTCAGCATTATTATTCTGTTTTCTTATACGGATTATTGACTTTCAATTGGGCAATTACAACCGATTTTAAGCAAATGCGTAATTATCTAAGAAGAAAATTATCTTACGGAGAACCAAAAAGCCCAAAAATTCTTTGGACAACTTTAATTATTACAAAAATCATTTACGTTTCAATCTGGATTGTTTTACCAATGGTAATTGGAATTACTTGGTGGAAAGTGCTTCTTGGATTTTTTGTAATGCACTATACAACAGGTTTAATTTTAAGCATTGTTTTTCAATTAGCGCACGTTGTAGAACACACAACAAATCCAGCACCTAATGAATTAGGCGAAATGGATAATACTTGGGCTATCCACCAATTGTACACTACAACTAATTTTGCGCCAAAAAATGCAATTGTAAATTGGTATACAGGCGGATTAAACCATCAAATCGAGCATCATATTTTCCCACATATTAGTCATATTCATTATGGTAAAATTGCAAAAATCGTGAAGGAAACGGCAAAAGAATGTAATTTACCCTATTACGAATATAAAACAATGAGAAGTGCCATTGTAGCTCACTTTAAGCATTTACGTGAATTGGGAATGAAACCAGAATTATCAGTTTAA